DNA sequence from the Oncorhynchus keta strain PuntledgeMale-10-30-2019 chromosome 1, Oket_V2, whole genome shotgun sequence genome:
aggcagtgatatagccagacaggatgctctcaattgtgcatctgtaaaagtttgtgagggttataggtgacaaaccaaatttctttagcctcctgaggttgaatatgTGCTGTCTTCgccacactgtgtgtgtgggtggaccatttcagtttgtccgtaatGTGTACGCAAAGGAACGCACCGTCTCCACTGCTGTCTCGTCGATGTGGGTAAGGGGATGCACCCACTGCTAGTTACTGAAGTCTACGAACATtaactttgttttgttgacgttgagtgagaggttgctTTAcggacaccacactctgagtgccctcacGTCCTCCCTGTTGTCGGCAATCAaacccactactgttgtgtcgtctgaaaacttgatgattgagttggaagcgtgcatggccacgcaggcatgggtgaacagggagtacaggagggggctgaacaTGCACCCTtggggggccccagtgttgaggaagaGCAAAGTGCAGATGTTGTTTCctgccttcaccacctgggggcggcccgtcaggaagtccaggacccaattgcacagggcggggttgagacccagggcctcaagcttaacgatgagcttggagggtactatgttgttgaatgctgagctgtcgtcaatgaacaacattcttacataggtattcctctagtccagatgggatagggcagtgtgatggcaattgcatcatctgtggacctattggggcagtaagcaaattaaagtgggtcctgggtggcaggtaaggtggaggtgatatgatccttggctcatctctcaaagcacttcatgatgacagaattgAGTGCTACGGGGAGATAGAAATTTAGTTGTGTTACCTtagccttcttgggtacaggaacaatggtggccatcttgaagcatgtggggacagcagactgggatagggagagattgaatgtccgtaaacacaccagccagttggtctgcaccatgctctgaggacacggctagggatgccgtctgggccggcagccttgcgagggttaacacgtttaaatgtcttacatCGGCCAccgagaaggagagggggggcacacagtccttggtagcgggctgcATCGTTGGCACTAttattatcctcaaagcaggtAAAAgcgtttagtttgtctggaagcaagacgtagGTGTCCGTGATGTGGCAGGTTTTcattttgtagtccgtgattgtctgtataCCCTGCCACACACGTCTCACGtatgagccgttgaattgcaactccactttgtccctataaCGACATTTTGCtcgtttgattgccttgcagagggaataactacactgtttgtatttggccatattcccagtcatctttctatggttaaatgcggtggtttgccaccatctatccacagtttctggttagggtaggttttaatagtcacagtgggtacaacatctccaatgcacttccttataaactcactcaccgaatcagcgtataaaTCAATATTATTCTCCCGAGGCTGCCCGGAACATTTCCTAGTcggtgtgatcaaaacaatcttgaagcatggattccaattggtcagaccagcgttgaatagttctagtcacgggtacatcctgtttgagtttctgcctataggacggGAGGAGAAAAAttgagttgtggtcagatttgccaaaggggggggtgggggagggccttgtatgcatcgtgGAAGTTGGAGAAGCAGTGATCCAGTGTATTGACGGCACGAGTGCTACAATCAATATGCtaatagaatttaggtagccttgttctcaaatttgctttgttatccccagctacaataaatgcagcctcaagatatggtttccagtttgcatagagtccagtgaagttccttgagggccgtcgtgaTATCGGGTTGAGCGGTgatatacacagctgtgacaaTAATGGACAAGAATTCTGTTGGGATATAATATGGTCGGCaattgattgtgaggaattctaggttaagtaaacaaaaggacttgagttcctgtatgttgttacgaTTATACTACGAGTCATTAATCATGaagcacacacccctgcccttctTCAAAGAGATGTTTATTTCTATTGCCGCGACTCCTAAAGAATCctggtggctgtaccgactccgacaacatatcccgagagagccatgtttccgtgaaacagaccgctacaatccctgatgtctctctggaaagcaacccttgCCAAATTTCATCTtccttgttatctagagactggacattggcgagtaatataatcggaagcggtgggtggtgtgcaagCCTACAAAGTCTGACCAGGAGGCTGCTCCGTCTACCTCTTCTGCGGAGACGTTGCTTTAGGTCGGCCTCTGGAATGAGATCCAACGCCCTGGGTTGCAGTgcaaacaaaggatccgcttcgagaaagtcatattcctggacGTAATGTTGGGAAGTTGCCGTCGCTCTGATATCCTCTATttcttcctggctgtatgtaaCACTAAAGATTTTCTGGCCTAacaacgtaaaaaaaaaaaaaaacgggaaAAACCCCCCAGAAATACTGTATTGTTTCCTAGGGACTAGAGGTGAGATAAccctctgtcggcgccatcttgatagcgctaatgaacttatcctcttcaACAGAGGTAGCTCTgggccttcctttcctgtggcagtcctcatgagagccaatttcatcataacACCTAATGGTTTTTGaaactgcacttgaataaacgttcaaagttcttgaaattttccagattgactgaccttcatgtcttaaagtaatgatggactgtcattcctcttttcttatttgatctgttcttgccataatatggacttggtctattACCAAAAAAGgacatcttctgtataccacccctaccatgtcacaacacaactggttggctcaaacgcattaagggaaaaaattccacaaattaacttaacaaggcacacctgttaattaaaatgcattccaggtgactacctcatgaagctggttgagagaattgcaagagtgtgcaaagctgtcatcaaggcaaagggtggctactttgaagaatcaaatatAATTAGATTTTTAACACTTtggcttactacatgattccatatgttatttcataattttgatgtcttcactattattctacatatATTATATGTATTCTATTATGTagaaaaaagtacaaataaagaaaaacccttgaatgagtaggtgtccaaacatttgactggtactgtacatgcaaATAATAATACTAGAGTTGACCTGAGCTTCACGTAAAATAATTGCATAAAAATTGTCTAATGAGGAAGTTGAAAATGCAATCTAAAATCTCTTCGTTATCAGAATGAATCTTACTATAGCCAGATGCTCTATGCTTCCTTTCTTGGCAGTGTAGGGTGAAGAGTGGGCATACCACATGTTCGATTGACATGTGCCATTGCAGAAATGTTCAATATGTCAGCAGGACATACCTTTTCCTTTTTGCCAAAACACTGTTCATGCGTTTCCTGGGTTGCATTGGTCTGTTTAGGGTAGGAAGAAATTGATCCTCTGTGTTATGGATTTGCAGCCTTGGGCAGAGAACAGCCTCTCCTCCTTGGGTGTATATAGCATGGCCTTCGCCACTTCGTCCAGCGTTCCCTCGTCTGGCTCCAGACCCCGCGCTGCATAGGCATCACGGGCACAGAGCTTGACATGACGGTACTCCAGAGGTAGGAAGGGCACAAAGAAGTCAATAAGGTGACCTGACATCAGTTCACTCTGTGCAAAGCCTCCTGGAAAGCAGACAAACTGGTAAATCCACAATTCGAGAAAGGCATTTTACATCAAAACATGTTATGTAATTCAAAATGTTTTAATCTATTTCTAATTAGTATTCTGTATTTTGCAAACTATTTGTTTTTGTGTTAACAGTGTAGTAGCGTTTATGAGAAAAACATCTTCAATCTTGCTCCGTGAAAAcgtatttacagtgcatttggaaagtgttccggacttgaacccgatcaaacatttctggagacctgaatatagctgtgcagcgactctatccatccaacctgacagagaagaatgggagaaactccccaaatacagttgtgccagcCAAGATTGTGGCTTAACACCCAAGaggctttaatcgctgccaaaggtgattcaacaaagtacttagtaaagggtctgaatacttatgtaaatgtgatgtttatttattttatacatttgcaaaaatgtataaaaaactgtttttatGTAGATTGACAAGGGAAAATAAAcaattttaatcaattttagaacaaggctgtaatgtaacaaatgtggaaaaagtaaaggggtctaaatactttccaaatgcactgtacctgAAACCTGAGAATGAGTGTGTGATTGTAAAGCCACTGTTGGTACCTTGAGAATCCATAGCTTCAGCACGTAGCCGGTGTTCCAAGTCCTCCATCCCAATGTCCTCTCTGTTTTGCCCTGAGTGCCAGAAGTCCAAAGCCACATCGTTGACGGTGGTCCCACCTATATTACTACAAATAATTATTACAACATATCTTGATTAGGGTTAGTTGGGTTTCCTTACATGAGTTAGTGGAAGAGGCCTCTCAATAATTTAAAGGGTATACATGGCTAACCTGAGGAATAAGAAGACAGCCCTCCTATAGCTGACCCCATCCACATTGTCATAATGGTCCATATAGGGCTTGATAGCATCTATAAGGCCGGGGTGCAGTTTCTCAGCCTCATCAAAGATGAAAAGTGTCTGTGGGCAACGCAGCACCATGTCCCGGATAGCTTCTCTGAGCTGGCCCTGGAAAGAGAGCGCTATGGTGAGCACAAAAATATCATCTCTCACTCGTTCCCATTTAAGACAGGTGTGCAATATATTCACGAGATTAAAATATGCACAGGCATTCCATGTATTATTCTACATGTTTTATCCACAAAAAATGGCACTCAATAATTTGCTGAGTTTGGACGTACTATTGTATATTTGTTTAATTCCTACTTTGGTCAAGATCGAATTGTGTAATTGAATCAATTGCATCACTATCATGTTGAAATATTATGCAATTTAACATTGAGTTTATAATTGGTTGGAAGGGTGCCTTCGCTGATGTGAGTTCCAATAACTTTTATTTAGGTGGTGACCTGGAAAAGGTCAAAGataaaatgttatttttaaaCAAAATATTTAGGTAGTCCTACTCCATGAATGTTGACAATGCATGGCAATAAGACAGGGACTCAAAATATTTATTATATAATCTATTAACCCATATTCACAACATAGTTCTGTTCTGCACATGTTCCTAGCAGAGAGGAGTCATGTCTGTACCAACAGCTAGGCTCACCTTGTACGTGTCCACTAGTCTGGCATGGGGGAAATGGAATGGAGCGATGAACAGACGCACACACTCGCTCTTCACCCCGTCCCGGTACAAGTTGTCAGCTACAATCCGGGTCACAAAGTTCTTGCCCGTGCCGGAGCAGCCATGGAAGGAGAGGGTCAATGGCTTATTGGATTCAGGGTTACTGATGAAGCCCTGCACAGCCTTCAGAACCACTGATTGGGCAAGGTGCTGCCCATGAAGCTTTAGCTGTAGATCACTAGCCAGACCtgaaacattacattacattacatttaagtcatttagcagacgctcttatccagagaaacAAAACATCAAAATGAGCACTGCACAAAAATGACATAGCTGGTGGAACATGCATTAATATAAATATTGCCTCAATATGACTTAATCTTACCTGTAATATTATTTGTTATCCGACAATCCCCTGATTCACAGCACTGTCCCAGGCTGCAATACCACTGTGACAGCAAACTGATATAGTCTTGAGGGAATGCTGCCCATATGTCCCTAATAGGTACTAAAATGGCCACACAAATGTACAGTGTACACGTGTAATGCAGAGTTAGACATAGCTGTTGGAATCATTTAAACAACACTATCATTTCAGCTCAAGGCAAGTTTGCAAGGAAAATGCTAACGCTTTTACATATCCTCACCGGATAATAAATTAAACAAGACATTCCCTCTATGTTTGAATAAACTAGCTAATCATCGTTGCTTACAATCTCTGCATTGTAATAAAAAATAGTTTTGTCCTGTGTAAAAACGAATTTATGCCTTTCAAATAATTCCTCCAGTGCGTCTGTTTCCCAGACTGTTGGAATTACGGTCTCAATTTTGATATTTCTACAGAAaacatagttttttttttaaacttgcaGAAAACAAATTAACACCATACCTTGCTGAGTCGCATCATCTTGATTCTGTTGACACTCCCCTTCCCATATATTACAATAAATATAATTGAAATAGTACGTAGATACATTAGAAATACTGTCAAATTGAAAGAAATCTGCCTTTGCAGAAACAGCCCAAAATATGGGCAATAGTGGGTAGAAGAACATCAGTGACGCCGTAAATTTGCGATTATAAGAGAGTCGTCGTTAATGATGACATTCTTCAAACCTCTGTCCATTCAAACCTGTCATACTATGGAGCGAAATATCTGCCAAAAGATGATATGTATGTATCGTTAGAAAATCCATATCTAAATTGTTAGGATAGTAAGAAAAGCAATGCGTGAAACATGGAACGTAAACGTTACATTTCATCTGTGAACATGCAAAACACAATGTTACGATTACGGACTAACATTTTAGGCTTGAACAAATCTTGTGTTGCAATAATGATGTACTATAATACCTTTCACAGTTGGAGATTTCATTTTACAAAACAAAAAAACGTACACCAAACGGCCTGTAAGGAGTGCTACGCGAACAAACACAGCATAGAAAAAAAACGGAAGTCAGGGAAACCGGAAAGAGGTATCCTGTACGTTTTCAAGTTAAGTTTCCCTTCTATATTACTCCGTAGTTAAGTTTACTTCACAATTAGGTATGGTTGTGAATTgtgagatattactgcactgttggagctaggaacataagcatttcgctacacctgcaaatatgctaaatatgtgtatgtgaccaatacaatttgatttgattatgccTACAACAGTGAAGTTTCAGTCCGCTAAGCGTATCTCTACAGCATTGGCATCTACCaggaataaaaataataatagctGTTTAGTGatgggtggttattgtccttgatgatctttttggccttcctgtgacatcgggtggtgtaggtgtcctggagagcaggtagtttacCCCAGCTGacgcgttgggcagaccgcaccaacCTCTGGAGAGACTTACGGTTGTGAGCggagcagttgccacaccaggtggtgcatctgtaaaagtttgtgagtgtgtttggtgacaagctgaatttcttcagcctcctgagattgaaaaggcgctgctgcgccttcttcaccacactgtctgtgtgggtggacaatttcagtttgtctgtgatgtgtacacagaggaacttaaacttttccaccttctccactactgtcctgtcgatgtggataggggggtgcaccctctgctgttaTATTTGTCAgatatagaatgtatgcacacatgactgtaagtcgctttggataaaagcgtcagctaaatggcatatatatatatatatatatatatatatatattcaagccccttgggtgctgccatagttacaatagaagtgcccatccaagaaggctcaaggtcagcggccacagataaaattacgtcagatcacgttatatctacagtagctttattgaactgtcaacatcatactttcaacatttttcatgaatcaagtcgacaatctatttgcaaatcatttttaatccttgtcatatgaagagaaataatgaagagaaattatagataaaacatatcagtgctcattggacataaacattacacaagtcACGAATttaacaatgagtggtttgttaTGAGTGGAGTCTGCCAcgagcacagtcagtgtagtcagctcagctatccccattgagaccatgtatgtgcctcgatctaggttgggcaaaactaaacatggcagtgttcactttagcaatctcactagaaaAAAGACATCCTCCATTCacaatagcaaatttcaatttacaaaaaagaAAGCGACTgcgttttcatcttttgagcgtctagtcatgaaatctatacagcctactcaatcactttttatagttactgtttacaggcctcctggaccatatacagcgttcctcacagAGTTCCCTgtattcctatcggaccttgcagtcatggcagataatattataattcttggtgactttaatattcacttggaaaagtccacagacccactccaaaaggctttcggagccatcatcgactcagtgggttttgtcaaacatgtctctggacctactcactgtcaagGTCATACTCTgtacctagttttgtcccatggaataaatgttgtggatcttaatgtttttcctcataatcctggactatcggaccatcattttattacgtttgcaatcgcaaaaaaaagaatctgctcagaccccaaccgaggatcatcaaaagccgtgctataaattctcagacaacccaaagattcctagatgacCTTCCAGACTCCCACCACCTACGCAAGGACgtcagagtaaaaaaaaaatcagttaaccacctaattGGGGCACTCAATTTAACtttgcgtaataccctagattCAGTCACACacctaaaaacatttgtcataagaaactagctccttggtatacagaaaataccctagctctgaagcaagcttccagcaaattggaacggaaatggcgcaacaccaaactggaagtcttccaactagcttggaaagacaataccgtgcagtatcgaagagccctcactgctgctcgatcatcctatttttgtaacttaattgaggaaaataagaacaatccaaattgtattttgatactgtcacaaagttaactaaaaagcagcattcccaagagaggatggctttcacttcagcagtgataaatgtATGAACTActttgacgaaaagatcatgatcattagaaggcaaattacggactcctctttaaatctgcgtattcctccaaagctcagttgtcctgagtctgcacaactcaggacctaggatcaagggagacactcaagtggtTTAGTACTATATTTCTTGACACAATGATTTAAaaaatcatggcctctaaaccatCAAGCTGCATACTTGACCCTATTCCAActgaactactgaaagagctgcttcctgtgcttggccctcctatgttgaacataataaacgtgtCTCTagccaccggatgtgtaccaaactcactaaaagtggcagtaataaagcctcttgaaaaagccaaaccgtGACCCATAAAATATGAAAAACTATCaacctatatcgaatctcccttTCCTCTCAAAATATTTTGAGAAAGTAGTTACGCATTCCTGAAGAcgaacaatgtatacgaaacgcttcagtctggttttagaccccatcatagcactgagaatacacttgtgaaggtggtaaattacattttaatggcgtcagaccaatgctctgcatctgtcctcgtgctcctagaccttagtgctgcttttgataccatcgatcaccacattcttttggagagattgtgAACCCAAATTGGTCTATACGACAAGTTCTAGTCTGGTTTAGATCTTAGCTGTCGGAaggatatcagtttgtctctgtaaatggtttgtcctctgacaaatcaactgacAAATCaacattttggtgttcctcaaggctccgttttaggaccactattgttttcactatatattttacttgtctcttccaagatggcgtagcagtcagacgtctttgtcctgtcgtgtcccttgtatatatatttttatatattattCTTCCCATAtcttttaaaaacattttcttaaacctcaacttcaaaatactctcctaACAACCTGCCTACaacctgtttttaatttttttttctatttacttcggatctggaATCTCTCAAACTGAAGCTagtcagctaactagctaccagcAAACCACTGCtaacggtcatcagctaacctttagctcggaaagctctcgccagttcgtacaacgtgactcaaaccagagcataacggacctattttttttctccatatcactggattcctaccgcaaactcTTAACATTTATATCTGGATCTTCGCAACTAGCACTCCTgagctacaatatccggaccccttctactgccggtatGGGGCACGGAACCCCGCCGATCCTCAACGACTGGAATACGGACATAATTTTCCCAAGgattccaacaggcccctcaggcgtGACGTCCGCTGTAGGCCCATTCTGCTAACCGtggcctgctagctacctagagctacttggaacccaaCTAATCCATGATTGGTCTATCAACATCaccgcacgaagaggcaaaaacagaaatacctccaTCGCGACATCcccctaaggcccttctgctaagTTGCTAGCCCCGGTCTGCAAACTGcgagccccggtctgctaactgttTGCTTGCTaaccccggtctgctaactgctagcttgcttgcCAACCCctgtctgctaactgctagcttgcttgccaaccccggtctgctaactgctagcttgcttgccaaccccggtctgctaactgctagcttgcttgccaaccccggtctgctaactgctagcttgcttgcCAACCccagtctgctaactgctagcttgcttgcCAACCccagtctgctaactgctagcttgcttgccaaccccggtctgctaactgctagcttgcttgcCAACCccagtctgctaactgctagcttgcttgcCAACCccagtctgctaactgctagcttgcttgcCAACCccagtctgctaactgctagcttgcttgccaaccccggtctgctaactgctagcttgcttgccaaccccggtctgctaactgctagcttgcttgccaaccccggtctgctaactgctagcttgcttgccaaccccggcctgctaactgctagcttgcttgccaaccccggcctgctaactgctagcttgcttgccaaccccggcctgctaactgctagcttgcttgccaaccccggcctgctaactgctagcttgcttgccaaccccggcctgctaactgctcgCTTGCTTGCcaaccccggcctgctaactgcttgcttgcttgccaaccccggtctgctaactgcttgcttgctaaccccggcctgctaactgcttgcttgctaaccccggcctgctaactgctagcttgcttgcCCTGTACGGCTAACTGCTAACTTGTTatccccggcctactaactgtctgaatcgccgtgtccccagccagcccaaccactcactggacccatatgatcacttggctacgcatgcttctctctaatatcaatatgcctcatccattactgtcctggtcagTGATTACGGTGtcatttcactgtagagcctctagccctgctcaaatatgccttaaccaactgtgttgttccacctcctacatatgcgatgacatcccctggtttaaacatctctacAGACTATATTgttctcatcattactcaatgcctaggtttacctccaatgtactcacatcctaccttacctttgtctgtacactatgccttgaatctatgctatcgttcccagaaacctgctccttttaatatctgttccgaacgtgctagacggccagtttgtatagcctttagccgtacccttatcctacttctcctctgttcctctggtgatgtagaggttaatccaggtcctgcagtgcctatctccactcctactccccaggtgctctcattggTTGACttctgtaaaagccttggtttcatgcatgttaacattagaagcctactccctaaatttgtattattcactgctttagcactctgccaacctggatgtcttcgccgtgtctgaatcctggcttaggaaaacaaccaaaaaccctgaaatatcCATCCCCAACTAAAACATTTTCCGCCAacatagaactgccaaagggggcggtgttgcaatctactgcagagatagcctgcagagttctgtcttactatccaggtctgtacccaaacaattcgagcttctacttctaaaaatgcacatttccagaaacaagtctctcactgttgccgcttgctatagaccaccctctgccccagctgtgccctcgataccatatttgaattgattgccccatctatcttctgagctcgtgctattaggtgacctaaactgggacatgcttaacaccccagccatcctacaatcaaagcttgatgctctcaatctcacacaaattatcaatgaacctaccaggtacaacccacATCCGTAAACATGGGAACCCTCATAGATATCCTAACTAACTAACTCGCTCTCcgaatacacctctgctgttttcaatcaagatctcagcaatTACTGTCTCaatgcctgcatccgtaatgggtctgcgatcaaacaaccacccctcatcactgtcaaacactctcTTAAAACACTtttgtgagcaggcctttcttatcgacctggccggggtatcctgg
Encoded proteins:
- the LOC118391134 gene encoding torsin-1A-like isoform X1, which produces MFFYPLLPIFWAVSAKADFFQFDSISNVSTYYFNYIYCNIWEGECQQNQDDATQQVPIRDIWAAFPQDYISLLSQWYCSLGQCCESGDCRITNNITGLASDLQLKLHGQHLAQSVVLKAVQGFISNPESNKPLTLSFHGCSGTGKNFVTRIVADNLYRDGVKSECVRLFIAPFHFPHARLVDTYKGQLREAIRDMVLRCPQTLFIFDEAEKLHPGLIDAIKPYMDHYDNVDGVSYRRAVFLFLSNIGGTTVNDVALDFWHSGQNREDIGMEDLEHRLRAEAMDSQGGFAQSELMSGHLIDFFVPFLPLEYRHVKLCARDAYAARGLEPDEGTLDEVAKAMLYTPKEERLFSAQGCKSITQRINFFLP
- the LOC118391134 gene encoding torsin-1A-like isoform X3 — its product is MKSPTVKVPIRDIWAAFPQDYISLLSQWYCSLGQCCESGDCRITNNITGLASDLQLKLHGQHLAQSVVLKAVQGFISNPESNKPLTLSFHGCSGTGKNFVTRIVADNLYRDGVKSECVRLFIAPFHFPHARLVDTYKGQLREAIRDMVLRCPQTLFIFDEAEKLHPGLIDAIKPYMDHYDNVDGVSYRRAVFLFLSNIGGTTVNDVALDFWHSGQNREDIGMEDLEHRLRAEAMDSQGGFAQSELMSGHLIDFFVPFLPLEYRHVKLCARDAYAARGLEPDEGTLDEVAKAMLYTPKEERLFSAQGCKSITQRINFFLP
- the LOC118391134 gene encoding torsin-1A-like isoform X2 — translated: MKSPTVKGECQQNQDDATQQVPIRDIWAAFPQDYISLLSQWYCSLGQCCESGDCRITNNITGLASDLQLKLHGQHLAQSVVLKAVQGFISNPESNKPLTLSFHGCSGTGKNFVTRIVADNLYRDGVKSECVRLFIAPFHFPHARLVDTYKGQLREAIRDMVLRCPQTLFIFDEAEKLHPGLIDAIKPYMDHYDNVDGVSYRRAVFLFLSNIGGTTVNDVALDFWHSGQNREDIGMEDLEHRLRAEAMDSQGGFAQSELMSGHLIDFFVPFLPLEYRHVKLCARDAYAARGLEPDEGTLDEVAKAMLYTPKEERLFSAQGCKSITQRINFFLP